In Anopheles bellator chromosome 2, idAnoBellAS_SP24_06.2, whole genome shotgun sequence, the genomic stretch ttgcaaacaacaaccgtgTGCAGAGAAGCTGACCCTCGGTCGGACGGCCTTCAACttcagtggcggtggccgccataAAAGCCCACCGGGCCGCCGGATGCAGCCGTCAGTTGTGAAGTGAGCAGTGAAGCGTCCAGTCGAGCTACTCTCCGCGCCTCCCCCCTAACACGATGGTGAGTCCCCGGATGTCGATGTGCCACGGTGTGTATACTAAGCCGTGTTCTTCCCGTTCCAGTGGTCCGCCAACCGATGGATTATGTCGCTGTGTCTCGTGGCCAGCGCGCTGGCGTGCTGCGCGTCGGCGTACCGGTTCTACCCGCTCAACCCGATGATGGCCCGTCGGGTCGGGGGCATGAGGGGCATCCCCATGCGCCGCCCAGTGCCAATAAGGGGCTTCGTGCGCGCCCCGAACCCCAACGCCGACGGTGCGATGGATGGGGATGGTGGTGATAGTGGCCAAGCAgacccggacacggacacaccggaaccggatgcgaTCGCAcgggccgctggtggtggcgcaatGCGCGAGATGATCCACAGCAGTGGCCATCCGGTGGAGATCGACATGGGAACCGACATGCAGGCGCGCATGATGGGCTTCATGGAGGATGCCGAGGCCGACGGTAACTTTGGTCGGGCGGCCGGTGACGAAGGCGACGAGCAGGAGGAGGGTGGTGCCCAGTTCCGGCACAAGAAGCACAAGAAGCACAAGCATGTGGTCCAcacgcaccaccactaccatcACCAGAagcacggcggcggctacgGGCATGGCCACCAGTACGGACATGGCCACGGGCACCGgtacgacgacggggacgaagATTACGAGCCCACGTACGGCCACCACGGGCGCTACCGAcgggcggcaccggcaccggatcaGGTCCGTAGACGAGACGTGACGCTCCGTGACGACAGCTGGTGGCGCGCTGTTTGATAGCCAACTTCCCAATTAACAGGCGCCGGTTTTCAGGCTTTAGATACGGacacggcggcagcagcaccaccaccacccctaGCCTCCGGGGAAGCCGACGGGCCGGAGCTACGGCGGCAGTCGGTTAGCCGGCGGCAGCTGGTCGGCATCAAGAACGAGCGACTGGCAGCGAGCGGCCGCGAGCGGTCCCTCCGAGCGTACAGGTATGCCGATGACGCGGGTGCGCCGCCCCTGGCCACCACGCCATGTCGGGAGGGGGGTGACAGAACGCACGAACTGACGCAGGCAACACGCCGGCCATTCAAACCGTTCGCCCGGATCTTTACGAGCCtgttccgtggtggtggcggcggtggcggcggagccACGGTGAATCCGCCCCGTCCGAAGAACCCCGGCACGGATCCGCTCCGGCAGGAGATtgcccaatcgctggccaccggcgcacCGAGCACGGCGGTGCCCGCTGCCGACGGTCCGAAGCCTGATGCTCCGGAGGGTCCGGAAGCCCGGGTGGGAGCGGCCGCTCCATCAGGGGGGAGacccccgggaccggggtcaccgccaccgggtaGCTTCCTGCCGGAGCTGGGCACGATCGTCGACGTGACGTTCACTGATAGCGAGGGTCGCGCGCGCAAGATCCCTTTCGAACTGACCTCCCTGGGGTCACCGGGCGGGGGCACGAGCGGTGCACAAGCGGGTGGTGGTCGCGTAAACTATAACTTTTTCTACTTTCACTGCCTTCCCCCttctccggtggtggccgcgaacAACACGGACAGGTTACGATCGCTGGCGAAGCGTATGATCGATGGGCTCGCGGACGCGGGCTCCTCCATGCGAGGGCCaagtggtggtgctgcggcggGTTGGACGAtgggtggcagcagcggcagcagtagtGCCGATGAGGGCGCGACGGCCAACTTTCTTCACTGGCGCCCTCCACGCCAGCAACGTCGACGGGGCAATGTGTTCTTCAAACGCCGACAGCAGGCGCCCGTCCcggaggaaccggaaacgagcaccacgcgaacgacgacgacgacgacgacggagggTCCTAGCCGGACCACCACTCCGCAAACCACATCCGGTGATTCGGTTTGCGACGAGATTTGCTCCAACTTCTACGTGGACGAGCGTACCCTGACGAGCACGGAGCGGTCAGTCGGGACAGCGGAGGATGAATGGGTCGCTGACACGCAGGAAGACGTCGCTGGCGACACGGAGAGCTTCGAGGACCCGCTGGAGGCGCTCATGGCGCaacgggtggccaccgacgccgTGACCACGACCAGAAGTCCCCTGTGGAGGGGCATCAAGAAGCGGCTGAACTCGATCCGCGAACGGCACGCCAAGAGTTTGAagcggaccaccaccacgacgagcAGCCCGCGCCCGGCCGTGTCCGCCgagtacgacgacgatgatcggGCTCGCCAGGAGGACTACGGCTCGAACGAGATCGTGGAGTTCTACAACCGGGACGACGTGGGCCGCGTGCTCTACCGGATGGCCAACGGGCGGTTGATCGAGGAACCGCAACGGTTCCACCTGCGCCGCAGTCCAGCCGACGAGGTTTCTCCGTGGCGCCAGCGACGTATCGaccggctgctggccggaCGCCCGGGAAGGAagcgtgttggtggtggtggtggacagAAGGCAACGAGCGCGCCGGACGAGGAAACGGTCCCCCCGAGCGATCCGGCCAGCGTGGATAAACAGGTCCCAGTTATCAACATCGGAACGTTCCGGCTCAGTGACAACAAGGTGGTGCCGAAGGGGCCGAGCGAGACCCACGAAGGCATCGTCCAGCACAGTGGCCCGAGCGGGCGCGAGGAGATGGACAACTACATCCGGGAGCGGGTCCGCGAGTACTGCAAGGCGTCGCcgtgcggtgctgctgccgccgctccCGGAACGCATCCGGAGAAGAAGAGCGAGGTCGTCGGTAGCGCCCTCATCGTCCAACCGCCCGGCACCTACGAGGAGAGCcacgcggccgcggccccggccaccACGGTAGCCGCGCCTCCGAAGGTAGCAGCGCCACCCGCCGCCAGCTGTCCACCGAGCAAGATCGTCAAGTGTATACCGAAGGCGTACGCCAAGCAAGGACGGCACGCCAGGacccacgacgacgaggacgatcaCGACGCCGATCCGCTCGTGTCGTTCGCCTTCAGACGAAGTATTGCTGGCGGCCCGACCCAACCCCCCCCCTGACGACCGTAGGCTCCTCTAACCCAAGTACCCCTCCTCTTTCGCATATCCCCCCCGATTCTCTTGTAGGGCGCCGGCCCCTCTTCGGTTCGTTCCTGCACCGGATGTTCCACCCGTTCGGATTCCTGCGCTAGAGGAGACGAGCGGATAGGTTGGTGGTTGGGTGCTGTTCCTGTGTTCCTGTTGCTGGTGCCGCGCccccgtcgtcgccaccgccaccaccgctgccgttATCGCTGCCACcattccgtccgtccgtccgtccgtccgcacGCCGATTAGAAGCttagaaagggagagaaagagagggcgagcgagcgagagagagagagagggccgcGGATTAGGTGTTAGgcgttgtgtgtgtgtgtgtgtgtgttgttgctACTGTTCCTAGAATAAACTGACTGGCCGCCCCCACCCGGTCACTTGTACAAAACTAATCcgtttcctttctctttctctttccggtCCCGGATCGTGTGTCCCGCAGCCCGAACCCACTGATGCGGGCGGTGCGGCAGCTCATTTTCGATCCCAACAACCCGAAGATGGTggaaccgttcggtggcctgccaccgtcgcccgaCCCGAGCGTGCGCCGTCGCCAGCGCCAGGACCTGCGGAGGCAGATGAAGACCCGGCCCAAAACGCAACCGTTGAAGGCGATCCGGAACGCGATCGTCTCGATCCGCGAGCGGACTgcgccgacaacgacgacgaccaccacgaccaccaccccgGCCGCTACGCCGTCGAGACGGATCGGCGGCAGACGGACGAAGGCGGGCCGCGCCCCGAAGGATGTGGTttcggcaccggccccggccgcggCGGCACCAGCTCCAACGGTCGATTGTGCCGAGTGTCGACGAGtttgtggcggcggcgacgttgTGGCGTCTGGCCGGCGGCGAAATTCTCGGCCACGACCGAGCCGCCTTTTCGGAGGGCGTGCCGCGGGAGAGAAAGATGGTGATGCGATGGCAGCGCCGGCCGCACCGGTAGCCTCCGCCAAAGACCCTCAGCCAACCGGCCGCCGTGGGCCCTTCGGCGAAATGGTGGCCAATGCCGTGCCGCAGAATTTGTTCCAAGGCATGCTTAATTACATGGCCGGTGGCAATAGCGATGTGGTGGCCAGCGGGAACCCCAGCGAAACGTCCAACTTCTGGACCGACTTTAGAGATGGCTGGACAACGTTTATGAACGGTGGCGGAAACGAGAACGTGATGGGACCGCGACGACGGTTAGCCGACGAGAAGTTGCCCTACTGTGAGGATCTAGAGTAGAGGaggatggtgctgctgccggtgggggGAAGTACGGTGTAAGAAGTAGCAAACCGTGTAAGCCTATATGCTGTAAGGCGCGATGAAGAATAAAGAAACGCCGTAGTCCCGAAATGCGCCGTTTAGTCGTTTGATTGGAGTAAGGAATTTCGGAATCAAACAGATGACCGAATCCGGCAGGAATTGATGATTATTAAAAGATCACGCACTACATATTGTCTTTGGTGGAACATAAAAAACGGGATGTAACGATGATAATGTTGCGACAAGAGGAGAATGAATTAAACTAAATTCAACTGTTTAATGCAAGTTTAaccagagatattaacaatgtctcaagaccgcacagcgggtcaagaccgcacagcggttgtagcgccaaaagaagaagagaCATTACCTCGTATTTACTCTTTTGTCTTAGGTCGAAGTCGCatgttcgattgtttttatttatcccCTTGAATTCTccgagaataaaaatataaatatataaaaatgttCTGTATGGAAATGTTCTggtaaatgtttgaaaccctctcccctctttacaaaggagggctcccatacaaaatttaagTTTATTTCAGtttaaactcggatagttttcaagcaatttgagcaaaattcagctggtgcgagttttgacatgtatccaacgggaatcgggaaagaaaaccggTCGGCTACGTTACCGCGAAATCCGATCATTTGAAACAGANNNNNNNNNNNNNNNNNNNNNNNNNNNNNNNNNNNNNNNNNNNNNNNNNNNNNNNNNNNNNNNNNNNNNNNNNNNNNNNNNNNNNNNNNNNNNNNNNNNNNNNNNNNNNNNNNNNNNNNNNNNNNNNNNNNNNNNNNNNNNNNNNNNNNNNNNNNNNNNNNNNNNNNNNNNNNNNNNNNNNNNNNNNNNNNNNNNNNNNNTTCATCAGCCGCACTATCaaatcattcgaaaattcacaaaaagAACCAATAGCATTTGTTTGAATCAGTACCAGATATTATTCATTCAAATCATACAGCTTTTCAATCTTGGCGTATCAGTTATTagataaatttgaattttgaatctAGTCTAATGGAACgatgatgaaaaacaattGATGTAATCAATACGGTAACGAATGCCAGAAGTTTGGCGCGCATTTGCCCAACCCAAAGGATATGTGGCAACCGTCGCATTCGCACTCACGGCCCCTCGATGATAGCATTGACGAGGACGACTTCTTCCGTTTAGGCTAGCATTGACAATGTCCGGAATTATCTGATAGCGGaatccggaatcggaattcCAACCAATTGAGTTCTTTCAAATTTGCGTTCAAATTTTAGCGTTTTGGTTCAATCTATCTGTGTAACTATAATAcataaaaagtaataatatacgtgaatggaaaaaagaaagaatcacCTAATTGCATTATTTACTTAAACATCTAATTACACTTCAACGTCTGCCGGTACCCACTCCCCGCAATATGAATATGCATAGCTATTGTGGCCAGCAAGGGCCTCCCATGTACACTTAATGGGGTACTACAactttcaaaaattaaactactATTGGTTAATTATACTAGCAATTAGTAAGCTTAATACTAACAACAAGAAAGCCCAGTAATAACCAAGTACGACCATTCTTATAATATGGCTACGAAATATAGCGGtggaaaatacaaaaaaaatgctcTGTGTTGCTTCGCCTGATTGAAATTAAGGTAATTCTAGATTTAAAGTTTCATTGCAAAGTATCGATACgaagagtgagtgagagaagCGAAGAGAAcatttctctccttctctcttccGGGCGGAAGTGAGAAcggagaaaaacagagaccggggACGCAAAACAACAGAGATTGGGAACGCAGaaagagaccgggaacgcaggGGCAGAAATGAATGAAGTTGAACATTTCATTCTGAACTAATGAACTCGAGAGTTCATTTGTAATTCGGTCGTTGCCGAAGCAACTCACCTTCGTCTTATGTGCCGACCGCGCGCGAACCCTTTCGGTCGATCGAACacgtttttttgctgtgcgAAAAAGGTGCGTGTGTTTGATCAACGGATTCCTCTGGAAAGTGTGTTTTTGCCATGCTTTTGGCCTCCGGGCCAATTTCGGGGCTCAGTGGTTAGTTTAAGGATTTTCGCGAATCGCCAACGCGGGGGCAATTTAAATCAACACGAAAAATGTGTGTCTTAACGTTGGCCGttagtttgaaaaaaattacaacccGGCCAACGGAAGCTGCTAGAGCTGGCgtgcgaagaagaaaccggaaccgcACCGGCACGCTTTAATTGAGCGCTTCCATCGAGCGCTTCCAAAAAGGCCGAAGCCTTCCGCGAGACCGGGGATTGAGGTCACAGTTTGGGTGCGTGTGCCGTGGGCTTAATTAAAGTGCGAACTTGGAAGCTGAACTGCGGTGGCCGCGTGGCTGACCGAGCCCTTGGATCGATTGACCACCACGCACTCCAAAGGACATCGACAAATTTCCCAGACGCCGCAGAAATCTTTGCGAAGCCCCGTTTTTCGCGCAAAGTTTGTTATGTAAAACAGATGATTCTCGTGATTCTCGGgtgcccggccggccaaagCCGAACCGTGGTTGtagcgtgtgtttgtgcgtaCGTGTCACCGGTAGCCGGCACGGTCGCGAAGTCACTTTTCGTGCAAATTCACTTTTTCGCGATCACCGCAGACGATCGACAGACTCAGAGCACTCAGAGATCTTATGCGTCTCGCCATccatctcactctctctctctctttgtctgCCGACCACCGCCAAGGTGGCTCATTAAAAACCAATTCGGTATTTTTGAAATTAGTGCCGCTGCCGGACTTGCGCTTTTTGTGGGTCTCGGCTCTATTGGTTGAAGTATTTTCGGCCAcccggctctctctctgtttggtTGGGGTTTGGCCTCGCTCCCGTCATCCCCGCTGATGATGGATATGCTGAGGGGGCCGTCGAGAGGACGTCTTAACATTGTATCGCCAAAGGTGGCAAACTAAAGTGCTAAGCGCCGCGCgttttcggtccggtccggtccccggGTTACGGTTTCTTATCGGCCGCGAGTCACGCACGATAGCAGCGGCAAGTCACGTGTGAGCCGTCTCGGGCTGTTCAATCGGAGACGTTGCCCCGATCTTGGCGTAGTGCCCATCGGAAGTGCTCGAGCTAGCGACCGCTCTAAGTGCGTGATCGATCACCTCGAAAAACCCACCGACACAGtaccgatcggtgatcgtaGTGATGTGTGTGGGGTAGTCCCAGCTGCTAATCCCATCTCTTGCGTTGCTCCATCATTCCAGGGCCCGAAAATCAATCGAATAACGAAGCCCTGGGTGGCCGCAACTGAAGTGCCGCGAGGTGCCATGGTCGCCATGAGGcgtaggaaaagaaaattttaaaaattcaaagtGTCACGCGCGTAAGTGTCATCGAGGTAAAAGTGTGGCGGTAAAATAGTGACGACCAAAAACCGTGACGACGTGCGAGTGTGACCGACCCCCGGCTGAGTGTTGAAGCGTGCGCCGGAGTTGGCGGCTGTTATCGGCGGTGCTCGTTCCGAACCGTTCCGAAAAATTGGGGCGACCGACCCACGAAGATACGGTATTTCGGTCCCCCGTGTGTTCGATTACGATCCGACCGTTATCACCGTCCGGTGGGTTCGGGGAAGCGCCCCTCTAGAAGTCAAAGATCAAGTGGCCGACCGAAAGGGCGTGTGAAAGTACAATATTCCGCATCGGGCGGTCCGAGTCTCGTGAGTCACCATCGGAGAGGTTGGTATTTTGGTTTTAAACTTCCCCGGAACGTCCCGAGTTCTAAGTGCAGAAGATCAACAGCTCGCTGTTTGTGAGTGACGATCAATATCCGTGTCACAGTGCGAACAGATCCACATTTCCTGCCGCGAACGCGATCCACGAGTTTCTTCTCTCAAACTGGAGGAAGAGGTCCTTTGCGCCCACTTCCTATCGTATGACAAATCGCTTTAGAGTTCGAAACCGTCACGGGACCCGAAACCCCCGCGGGATTACCCCAGGGCTGGGGTCGTCTTCTTAGAGGGGTCCGTCTGTGGTGTGGGAACCCCCCGCAGAATGTCGACAAAAGTTTTTGGCAGATTGTCCGACCTGAGGATCCCGTGtttggcccggttttttttttggccacagacCTGCCACTACTTTTATGCAGTTGTTGGCACTTCTTCCTCTTTGGGCCGTTAACTTTCTCGCGTGGCCGGAATCGAGTTTCAAAGATT encodes the following:
- the LOC131211916 gene encoding uncharacterized protein LOC131211916, whose protein sequence is MSLCLVASALACCASAYRFYPLNPMMARRVGGMRGIPMRRPVPIRGFVRAPNPNADGAMDGDGGDSGQADPDTDTPEPDAIARAAGGGAMREMIHSSGHPVEIDMGTDMQARMMGFMEDAEADGNFGRAAGDEGDEQEEGGAQFRHKKHKKHKHVVHTHHHYHHQKHGGGYGHGHQYGHGHGHRYDDGDEDYEPTYGHHGRYRRAAPAPDQVRRRDVTLRAGFQALDTDTAAAAPPPPLASGEADGPELRRQSVSRRQLVGIKNERLAASGRERSLRAYRLRSLAKRMIDGLADAGSSMRGPSGGAAAGWTMGGSSGSSSADEGATANFLHWRPPRQQRRRGNVFFKRRQQAPICSNFYVDERTLTSTERSVGTAEDEWVADTQEDVAGDTESFEDPLEALMAQRVATDAVTTTRSPLWRGIKKRLNSIRERHAKSLKRTTTTTSSPRPAVSAEYDDDDRARQEDYGSNEIVEFYNRDDVGRVLYRMANGRLIEEPQRFHLRRSPADEVSPWRQRRIDRLLAGRPGRKRVGGGGGQKATSAPDEETVPPSDPASVDKQVPVINIGTFRLSDNKVVPKGPSETHEGIVQHSGPSGREEMDNYIRERVREYCKASPCGAAAAAPGTHPEKKSEVVGSALIVQPPGTYEESHAAAAPATTVAAPPKVAAPPAASCPPSKIVKCIPKAYAKQGRHARTHDDEDDHDADPLVSFAFRRRRRPLFGSFLHRMFHPFGFLR